One stretch of Jiangella gansuensis DSM 44835 DNA includes these proteins:
- a CDS encoding glycosyl hydrolase family 95 catalytic domain-containing protein, translating into MRALRYRRSSRDWLDGLPLGNGRTGAMVLAGADGVRLQLNDGTAWSGSPASEHRRGRVGAATAAAARSAARRLLAGGQAVAAERELEALQARYAQAYLPFADVEVRHAPAGDVERTLDLADAVHVASAGGVRHETFVSAPDGVLVHRLTAMEPVDVTVAATSPLRDLGHELTGDRLRLHLALPADVAPSHEPGEPPLRWHVDGVEPVEGAVVAGIVHDGSAMAGPDGGGLRFRGVRSLRLVLATATTFTGAGQEPRGDARDAARTAEDRVEAALARAAGDLRSRHVAAHRALFDRVGLRLDAPADPTGDVPGVLTDPDRRVAGLGPDATADPALLEALFDYGRYLLVSSSRPGGLPATLQGLWNEQLQPPWSSAYTLNINTEMNYWPAGPLGLPETEDPLLELVEALADRGRETATRLYGARGWTAHHNTDAWAFTAPTSGDAAWSQWPMGGAWLVCQLDRRRRFGAADAAWLERFWPLVAGAAEFVLDLLEPDDEGQLVSFPSTSPENRYATADGPAALTTGSGMDRALAAELFRVVGEVATELGSSDHPVVAAAGAARGRLRPPAVAADGTVQEWHPGAVDVEPHHRHLSHLVFAYPGGADLDDELATAVARTLDARGDDSTGWSLAWKLALRARLRDGERFGALLRYLVRPATDAAAHAGGLYANLFAAHPPFQLDGNLGYAAAVCEALVQGHGGVVDLLPAWPAALASGTVRGLVAEPGITVDLTWRDGVPATVTLQAIGPRQAGPRLVRHGATSRLVNIAADRPVTVDWDRSPAPRLRSSS; encoded by the coding sequence ATGCGTGCGTTGCGTTACCGCCGGTCCTCGCGGGACTGGCTCGACGGGCTGCCGCTGGGCAACGGCCGCACCGGAGCCATGGTGCTGGCCGGTGCCGACGGCGTCCGGTTGCAGCTCAACGACGGCACCGCGTGGTCCGGTTCGCCGGCCAGCGAGCACCGGCGCGGCCGGGTCGGCGCGGCCACGGCGGCGGCCGCCCGCTCCGCGGCCCGGCGGCTGCTGGCCGGCGGCCAGGCCGTCGCGGCGGAGCGGGAGCTGGAGGCGTTGCAGGCCCGGTACGCCCAGGCATACCTGCCGTTCGCCGACGTCGAGGTGCGGCATGCCCCGGCCGGTGACGTGGAACGCACCCTGGACCTCGCCGACGCGGTGCACGTCGCCTCGGCGGGCGGGGTGCGGCACGAGACGTTCGTCAGCGCGCCGGACGGCGTGCTGGTGCACCGGCTCACCGCGATGGAACCGGTCGACGTGACCGTCGCCGCCACCAGCCCGCTGCGCGACCTCGGGCATGAGCTGACCGGCGACCGGCTCCGGCTGCACCTCGCCCTGCCGGCCGACGTGGCACCGAGCCACGAGCCCGGCGAACCGCCGCTGCGGTGGCACGTCGACGGGGTCGAGCCGGTCGAGGGTGCCGTCGTCGCCGGGATCGTGCACGACGGCTCCGCCATGGCCGGCCCCGACGGCGGCGGGCTCCGGTTCCGTGGTGTCCGGTCCCTGCGGCTGGTGCTGGCGACGGCGACGACGTTCACCGGCGCGGGCCAGGAGCCCCGCGGCGACGCCCGCGACGCGGCGCGCACGGCCGAGGACCGGGTCGAGGCGGCGCTGGCCCGAGCCGCCGGCGACCTGAGGTCGCGCCACGTCGCCGCGCACCGGGCGCTGTTCGACCGGGTCGGCCTGCGGCTGGACGCCCCCGCAGACCCGACCGGTGACGTCCCCGGCGTTCTCACCGACCCGGACCGCCGGGTGGCCGGCCTGGGACCGGACGCCACCGCCGACCCGGCCCTGCTGGAGGCGCTGTTCGACTACGGCCGCTATCTCCTGGTCAGTTCCTCCCGGCCGGGCGGGTTGCCGGCGACGCTGCAGGGCCTGTGGAACGAGCAGCTACAGCCGCCGTGGTCGTCGGCGTACACGCTGAACATCAACACCGAGATGAACTACTGGCCCGCCGGCCCGCTCGGCCTGCCCGAGACCGAGGATCCGCTGCTGGAGCTGGTCGAGGCGCTCGCCGACCGGGGCCGGGAGACCGCGACGCGGCTCTACGGGGCCCGCGGCTGGACCGCTCACCACAACACCGACGCCTGGGCCTTCACCGCGCCGACCTCGGGTGACGCCGCGTGGTCGCAGTGGCCGATGGGCGGCGCCTGGCTGGTGTGCCAGCTCGACCGGCGGCGCCGATTCGGAGCCGCCGACGCGGCCTGGCTGGAACGGTTCTGGCCGCTGGTGGCTGGCGCCGCCGAGTTCGTCCTCGACCTGCTCGAGCCGGACGACGAGGGCCAGCTGGTGAGCTTCCCGTCCACGTCGCCGGAGAACCGGTACGCCACCGCCGACGGACCGGCAGCGCTCACCACGGGCAGCGGCATGGACCGCGCGCTCGCCGCCGAGCTTTTCCGCGTCGTCGGCGAGGTCGCCACCGAACTCGGCAGCTCGGACCACCCCGTCGTCGCCGCGGCCGGCGCAGCCCGTGGCCGCCTCCGTCCACCCGCCGTCGCCGCGGACGGCACCGTCCAGGAATGGCACCCGGGAGCGGTGGACGTCGAGCCGCACCACCGCCACCTCTCCCACCTGGTGTTCGCCTACCCCGGCGGCGCGGACCTCGACGACGAACTCGCCACCGCCGTCGCCCGCACCCTCGACGCACGCGGCGACGACTCGACCGGCTGGTCGCTGGCGTGGAAGCTGGCGTTGCGGGCCAGGCTGCGCGACGGCGAACGCTTCGGTGCGCTGCTGCGGTACCTGGTGCGCCCGGCCACCGACGCGGCCGCGCACGCCGGCGGGCTCTACGCCAACCTGTTCGCCGCCCACCCGCCGTTCCAGCTCGACGGCAACCTCGGCTACGCCGCCGCCGTGTGCGAAGCGCTGGTCCAAGGGCATGGCGGTGTCGTCGACCTGCTGCCCGCGTGGCCGGCGGCGCTGGCGTCCGGCACGGTGCGCGGCCTCGTCGCCGAACCCGGCATCACCGTCGACCTGACCTGGCGTGACGGCGTCCCGGCCACCGTCACGTTGCAAGCGATCGGGCCGCGACAGGCCGGGCCGCGCCTGGTGCGCCACGGCGCCACCAGCCGGCTCGTCAACATCGCGGCCGACCGCCCGGTCACCGTCGACTGGGACCGTTCACCAGCACCACGACTCAGGAGCAGTAGTTGA
- a CDS encoding carbohydrate ABC transporter permease, with translation MTTATSTTSTTSTTSTTRPSRRARLLAWLFMTAVGLYFLAPVYWLIVASTKSTSDLFSTPGFWFAEFNLWQNLVDLSQRDGGIFWRWMLNSLVYSGLGSVLMTFISVISGYALAMYRFRGRRIVLAAVVGSMLVPQTVLAQPTYTLLVEIGLSNTMLGVLLPSLVYPFGVMLGFIYANASVPMELLEAARMDGASEWRAFFSIALKLLSPGAVTILLFAFIGSWNNFMLPLLVLSDQRLQPVTVGLSGWSQAAITIPGLQTLVIVGALVSIVPIIVVFVSLQRYWRSGLAAGGLKL, from the coding sequence ATGACGACCGCGACCTCCACGACCTCGACGACCTCCACGACCTCCACGACCCGGCCCAGCCGGCGGGCACGCCTCCTGGCCTGGCTCTTCATGACCGCCGTCGGACTGTACTTCCTGGCGCCGGTCTACTGGCTGATCGTGGCCTCGACGAAGTCCACCAGCGACCTTTTCTCCACGCCCGGGTTCTGGTTCGCCGAGTTCAACCTGTGGCAGAACCTCGTCGATCTGAGCCAGCGCGACGGCGGCATCTTCTGGCGGTGGATGCTCAACTCGCTCGTCTACTCCGGCCTCGGCAGCGTGCTGATGACCTTCATCAGCGTCATCTCCGGCTACGCGCTGGCGATGTACCGGTTCCGCGGCCGCCGGATCGTCCTGGCCGCCGTCGTCGGCAGCATGCTCGTTCCGCAGACCGTGCTGGCCCAGCCGACGTACACCCTGCTGGTCGAGATCGGGCTCAGCAACACCATGCTCGGTGTGCTGCTGCCGAGCCTGGTCTACCCGTTCGGCGTGATGCTGGGCTTCATCTATGCCAACGCCAGTGTCCCCATGGAGTTGCTGGAGGCGGCCCGGATGGACGGCGCCAGCGAATGGCGGGCGTTCTTCTCCATCGCGCTCAAGCTGCTCAGCCCCGGCGCGGTGACGATCCTGTTGTTCGCCTTCATCGGCAGCTGGAACAACTTCATGCTGCCGCTGCTGGTGCTCAGCGACCAGCGGCTGCAGCCGGTCACCGTGGGGCTGTCGGGCTGGAGCCAGGCCGCCATCACGATTCCCGGCCTGCAGACGCTGGTGATCGTCGGCGCGCTGGTCTCGATCGTCCCGATCATCGTCGTCTTCGTGTCGTTGCAGCGCTACTGGCGCTCGGGCCTGGCCGCCGGCGGATTGAAGCTCTGA
- a CDS encoding carbohydrate ABC transporter permease gives MSAGISAPPAASRRRVERGGGVRGPRRGGGIRWAPYVFLAPFVSLFLVFLVAPIVTALYTSFFTVERSGLGFGNANESVFVGFDNYVRALSDSGFVASFARVLLFGVVQVPVMLALSIALALLFDSAVVRWKRFFQLSVFIPYAVPAVVATLLWGFLYQPRVSPIVEFLQWLGVNADFLAPGTVLWSIANVSIWSVTGVNMIIIFAALQSIPRDMYEAARLDGAGELRMALQIKLPMVLPAVFLTTLFSIIGTLQLFNEPMTLRSITSNVTGDYTPNMSVFTATTLGGNINLGSAMAILLGLVTFGLSIVVSVASNRRRGATR, from the coding sequence ATGAGCGCCGGCATCTCCGCGCCCCCAGCCGCGTCCCGCCGCCGCGTCGAGCGCGGCGGCGGGGTGCGCGGCCCTCGCCGCGGCGGTGGGATCCGCTGGGCGCCGTACGTGTTCCTGGCACCGTTCGTGTCGCTGTTCCTGGTCTTCCTCGTCGCTCCGATCGTGACCGCGCTGTACACCAGCTTCTTCACGGTCGAGCGCAGCGGGCTCGGGTTCGGCAACGCGAACGAGAGCGTGTTCGTCGGGTTCGACAACTACGTCCGGGCGCTGTCGGACAGCGGGTTCGTCGCCAGCTTCGCGCGGGTCCTGCTGTTCGGCGTCGTCCAGGTCCCGGTCATGCTGGCGCTGTCGATCGCGCTCGCGCTGCTGTTCGACTCCGCCGTGGTGCGGTGGAAGCGCTTCTTCCAGCTGAGCGTCTTCATCCCGTACGCCGTCCCGGCGGTCGTGGCCACGCTGCTCTGGGGCTTCCTGTACCAGCCGCGGGTGAGCCCGATCGTGGAATTCCTGCAGTGGCTGGGGGTGAACGCGGACTTCCTCGCGCCCGGCACGGTGCTCTGGTCGATCGCCAACGTGTCGATCTGGTCGGTCACCGGCGTCAACATGATCATCATCTTCGCCGCGTTGCAGAGCATCCCCCGTGACATGTACGAAGCGGCCCGCCTGGACGGCGCCGGCGAGCTGCGGATGGCCTTGCAGATCAAGCTGCCGATGGTGCTCCCGGCGGTGTTCCTGACGACGCTCTTCTCGATCATCGGGACGCTGCAGCTGTTCAACGAGCCGATGACGCTGCGCTCGATCACGTCGAACGTCACCGGCGACTACACCCCGAACATGTCCGTCTTCACGGCCACCACGCTGGGCGGGAACATCAACCTCGGCTCGGCGATGGCGATCCTCCTCGGCCTGGTGACGTTCGGGCTGTCGATCGTCGTCTCGGTCGCGTCGAACCGCAGGAGAGGGGCCACGCGATGA
- a CDS encoding ABC transporter substrate-binding protein, protein MARKMKSRLTTALAVATGSVLLLTACGGGDDDAGTAADDSPVTIEFWGWVPGLEEAVAQWNEENPDIQVEFFRMTGDDGDKIPAAIDAGTAPDVVQMSVHSIPGHIVNNRLTELTDIAGDWEDRFTSSSWGSVVFDGALYAIPQDSGPTGLMYRTDIFAQHGVEVPTTWTEFIEAGRALKAADPNLTIAQFSPNETGFWIQSVWQNGGSWNGIDGDAWTVNVADEESLEVAEVWQTLLDEGLVTTVEMWTPEYWAAINDGTIATVNYAAWFPALLEESAGATAGNWAVAPSPTFEGESSAGDTGGSVNVIPAGTEHVEQAAAFIEWLNTSEDGLEHLINGGIFPSAVAGLEHEALMSEEPFFGGQVINEVFADAALDVPATWVDGPTFELTQSALKDEFAQVANGQKTFAQALADLERRTVADLTGMGLSVSE, encoded by the coding sequence ATGGCACGGAAGATGAAGAGCAGGCTCACGACCGCGCTCGCCGTGGCGACGGGTTCGGTGCTGTTGCTGACCGCCTGCGGTGGTGGGGACGACGACGCCGGCACGGCGGCGGATGACAGCCCCGTCACCATCGAGTTCTGGGGCTGGGTCCCGGGCCTGGAGGAGGCTGTGGCCCAGTGGAACGAGGAGAACCCGGACATCCAGGTGGAGTTCTTCCGGATGACCGGTGACGACGGCGACAAGATCCCGGCAGCGATCGACGCCGGCACCGCGCCCGACGTCGTCCAGATGTCGGTGCACTCGATCCCGGGGCACATCGTCAACAACCGCCTCACCGAGCTGACGGACATCGCCGGCGACTGGGAGGACCGTTTCACGTCCAGCTCGTGGGGCTCCGTCGTCTTCGACGGCGCGCTGTACGCGATTCCGCAGGACTCCGGCCCGACCGGCCTGATGTACCGCACGGACATCTTCGCGCAGCACGGCGTCGAGGTCCCCACCACGTGGACGGAGTTCATCGAGGCCGGCCGGGCGCTCAAGGCCGCCGACCCGAACCTCACGATCGCCCAGTTCTCCCCCAACGAGACCGGCTTCTGGATCCAGAGCGTCTGGCAGAACGGCGGCAGCTGGAACGGCATCGACGGCGACGCCTGGACGGTGAACGTCGCCGACGAGGAGAGCCTCGAAGTGGCCGAGGTGTGGCAGACCCTGCTCGACGAGGGGCTGGTCACCACCGTCGAGATGTGGACCCCCGAGTACTGGGCCGCGATCAACGACGGCACCATCGCGACGGTCAACTACGCGGCGTGGTTCCCGGCGCTGCTGGAGGAGAGCGCCGGCGCCACCGCGGGCAACTGGGCGGTCGCGCCGAGCCCCACGTTCGAGGGGGAGAGCTCGGCCGGCGACACCGGCGGCAGCGTAAACGTCATCCCGGCCGGCACCGAACACGTCGAGCAGGCCGCTGCCTTCATCGAGTGGCTGAACACCAGCGAGGACGGCCTGGAGCACCTGATCAACGGCGGCATCTTCCCGTCCGCGGTGGCCGGGCTGGAGCACGAGGCGCTGATGAGCGAGGAGCCGTTCTTCGGCGGCCAGGTCATCAACGAGGTCTTCGCCGACGCGGCGCTCGACGTGCCCGCCACCTGGGTCGACGGCCCGACTTTCGAGCTCACCCAGAGCGCCCTCAAGGACGAGTTCGCGCAAGTGGCGAACGGCCAGAAGACGTTCGCCCAGGCCCTGGCGGACCTGGAGCGCCGGACCGTCGCGGACCTCACCGGCATGGGACTGAGCGTCAGCGAATGA
- a CDS encoding beta-galactosidase, translated as MPDELSGRRLARWTGRLAYGGDYNPEQWPEEVWHEDVRLMRAAGVDTATVGVFSWSMLEPAEGVHDFGWLDRVMDLLHQNDVKVVLATPTASPPPWFSLAHPEALPVTAAGVRLMHGSRDTYNPAAPAYRAAARRITRALAERYAAHPALAMWHVHNEYGTVSYGPVTDEAFRGWLAERYGDLDTLNRTWNTAFWSQRYGRWEEIFAPQATQYLPNPAHVLDFKRFSADLLTGCLDDQVAILREVTPDVPVTTNFMLPTWNHYDQWAFARRIDQVSIDHYLDNRGPAGETHVAFGADLARSFNAGRPWLLMEQATTLVYDYAGGRMYAKEPGRMRRNTLQYLARGATGSLFFQWRSPRVGAEFFHSAMVPHAGPDTRIFQEVTELGAELGRLAELAEPPSRGPVNDHRVAIVWQPDAWWAAETRALPSSDTGFLDAVRRAHTALWNLGVNADVVDPDGDLARYDLVLVPSMLAVSDEQAGSFDAFVRAGGHLVVWHFAGSTDEHLRVRPGGYSGAFAPTLGLRVEEHVPLAADEAVALDDGSTAGAWSELVHLAGAETVAGYGSDAHPVIPAGSPAITRHRRGAGVAHYLSTRLADDALERHLDRIRTEAGVTRAHEAAGGGLEIVRRRAGDRDYLFVLNHTSETLSPVLAGTDVLTGRELDGPVDVAAGDAVVVRENTTTN; from the coding sequence GTGCCCGATGAGCTCAGCGGCCGGCGCCTGGCCCGGTGGACGGGCCGGCTCGCCTACGGCGGCGACTACAACCCCGAGCAGTGGCCGGAGGAGGTCTGGCACGAGGACGTCCGGTTGATGCGGGCGGCCGGGGTCGACACCGCCACCGTCGGCGTCTTCTCGTGGTCGATGCTCGAACCGGCCGAGGGCGTCCACGACTTCGGCTGGCTGGACCGGGTCATGGACCTGCTGCACCAGAACGACGTCAAGGTCGTCCTCGCGACGCCGACGGCCTCGCCCCCACCGTGGTTCTCCCTCGCGCATCCCGAGGCGCTGCCGGTCACCGCGGCCGGCGTCCGGCTGATGCACGGCAGCCGCGACACCTACAACCCCGCCGCGCCCGCGTACCGCGCCGCGGCCCGGCGCATCACGCGTGCGCTGGCCGAGCGGTACGCCGCGCACCCCGCGCTGGCCATGTGGCACGTCCACAACGAGTACGGCACCGTGTCCTACGGCCCGGTGACCGACGAGGCGTTCCGGGGCTGGCTCGCCGAGCGCTACGGCGACCTCGACACGCTGAACCGGACGTGGAACACCGCCTTCTGGTCGCAGCGGTACGGCCGGTGGGAGGAGATCTTCGCACCGCAGGCCACCCAGTACCTGCCGAATCCGGCACACGTGCTCGACTTCAAGCGGTTCAGCGCCGACCTTCTGACCGGGTGCCTGGACGACCAGGTCGCGATCCTGCGCGAGGTGACCCCGGACGTCCCCGTCACCACCAACTTCATGCTGCCCACCTGGAACCACTATGACCAGTGGGCCTTCGCCCGGCGCATCGACCAGGTCTCGATCGACCACTACCTCGACAACCGCGGCCCCGCCGGCGAGACGCACGTCGCCTTCGGCGCCGACCTCGCCCGCAGCTTCAACGCCGGCCGGCCGTGGCTGCTCATGGAGCAGGCCACCACACTCGTCTACGACTACGCCGGCGGCCGGATGTACGCGAAGGAACCGGGCCGGATGCGCCGCAACACGCTGCAGTACCTGGCCCGCGGCGCGACCGGGTCGCTGTTCTTCCAGTGGCGTTCCCCGCGGGTAGGCGCGGAGTTCTTCCACTCCGCGATGGTGCCGCACGCCGGCCCGGACACCCGGATCTTCCAGGAGGTCACCGAGCTCGGCGCGGAGCTCGGGCGGCTGGCCGAGCTCGCCGAACCGCCCTCCCGGGGGCCGGTCAACGACCACCGGGTGGCCATCGTCTGGCAGCCCGATGCGTGGTGGGCGGCGGAGACACGGGCGTTGCCGTCGTCGGACACCGGCTTCCTCGACGCCGTCCGGCGCGCACACACCGCGCTGTGGAACCTCGGGGTCAACGCCGACGTCGTCGACCCGGACGGCGACCTCGCCCGCTACGACCTCGTCCTCGTGCCGAGCATGCTGGCGGTCAGCGACGAGCAGGCCGGCAGCTTCGACGCCTTCGTGCGCGCCGGCGGGCACCTCGTGGTCTGGCACTTCGCCGGCAGCACCGACGAACACCTGCGGGTGCGCCCGGGCGGCTACTCAGGAGCGTTCGCGCCCACTCTGGGGCTGCGGGTCGAGGAGCACGTCCCCCTTGCCGCGGACGAGGCCGTCGCGCTGGACGACGGCAGCACGGCCGGCGCCTGGAGCGAGCTGGTCCACCTCGCCGGCGCGGAAACGGTCGCCGGCTACGGCTCCGACGCGCATCCGGTGATCCCGGCCGGGTCGCCGGCCATCACCCGGCACCGGCGCGGCGCGGGCGTCGCCCACTATCTCTCGACCCGGCTGGCCGACGACGCGCTGGAACGCCATCTCGACCGTATCCGGACCGAGGCCGGCGTGACCCGGGCGCACGAAGCGGCCGGGGGCGGCCTGGAGATCGTCCGCCGCCGCGCCGGCGACCGCGACTACCTGTTCGTCCTCAACCACACGTCCGAGACGCTCTCGCCCGTCCTCGCCGGCACGGACGTGCTGACCGGGCGCGAGCTCGACGGCCCGGTCGACGTCGCGGCGGGTGACGCCGTCGTGGTCCGGGAGAACACCACCACCAACTGA
- a CDS encoding LacI family DNA-binding transcriptional regulator: MASIHDVARAAGVSISTVSYALSGKRPVAEDTRQRIAAAARELGYQPNAGARMLAGRRTQLLALTAPLHAETSTPAHMAFVLAVVTAARRFDYDVVLLTEEEATGGLSRVTSTKLVDGIIVLDVAVDDRRVGLVRDLSIPAVLVGVPGDTAGLVCVDLDFEAAARLAVDRLGDAGHTSIVLLGDPHGIYERGSNFPRRFRDAFTARAAERGIACTFAESSRNAVELRAVVDTVLGAAPRPTGLVMQCAESIQLAVLEHLETRDIRIPADLSVISAASTFDTSTFQPPLDVIPLVPAESCDRAVDLLMSAMDGPLDPVVELLDPTYLAHGSVGRPLVDAEPAAR; this comes from the coding sequence ATGGCATCGATCCACGACGTGGCCCGAGCGGCCGGCGTCTCGATCAGCACCGTGTCGTACGCACTGAGCGGCAAGCGTCCCGTCGCCGAGGACACCCGGCAGCGCATCGCGGCGGCGGCCCGCGAACTCGGCTACCAGCCGAATGCCGGGGCACGGATGCTCGCCGGGCGCAGGACGCAGCTGCTCGCCCTCACCGCTCCGCTGCACGCGGAGACGTCCACGCCGGCGCACATGGCGTTCGTCCTGGCCGTCGTCACGGCCGCACGCCGCTTCGACTACGACGTCGTCCTGCTCACCGAGGAAGAGGCCACCGGCGGGCTGAGCCGGGTGACGTCGACGAAGCTGGTCGACGGCATCATCGTGCTCGACGTCGCCGTCGACGACCGGCGCGTCGGCCTCGTGCGCGACCTCAGCATCCCGGCCGTGCTGGTCGGTGTCCCGGGCGACACCGCCGGCCTCGTCTGCGTCGACCTCGACTTCGAGGCCGCGGCCAGGCTCGCCGTCGACCGTCTCGGCGACGCGGGCCACACGTCGATCGTGCTCCTCGGCGATCCGCACGGCATCTACGAGCGCGGCTCCAACTTCCCGCGCCGGTTCCGGGACGCGTTCACCGCACGAGCCGCCGAGCGCGGCATCGCCTGCACCTTCGCCGAGTCGTCGCGCAACGCGGTGGAGCTGCGCGCGGTGGTCGACACCGTGCTCGGCGCCGCCCCGCGCCCCACCGGCCTCGTGATGCAGTGCGCCGAATCCATCCAGCTGGCGGTCCTGGAGCACCTCGAGACGCGGGACATCCGCATCCCGGCGGACCTCTCGGTCATCTCCGCCGCCTCGACCTTCGACACCTCGACGTTCCAGCCCCCGCTCGACGTCATCCCGCTCGTCCCGGCCGAGTCCTGCGACCGCGCCGTCGACCTGTTGATGTCCGCCATGGACGGGCCGCTGGACCCGGTGGTCGAGCTGCTCGATCCGACGTACCTCGCCCACGGTTCCGTCGGCCGGCCACTTGTCGACGCCGAACCGGCCGCCCGGTAG
- a CDS encoding RNA polymerase sigma factor, whose amino-acid sequence MADPTGREAVAAVWRIESARIVGALARYTGDFALAEDLAQEALAEALVTWPRDGVPRNPAGWLLTVGRRRAIDAFRRRAALDERYAVFARELGEGGAAAGGAPAGPARGDDPLWDPDQIDDDVLALMFTACHPVLSRESSVALTLRVVGGLTSDEIARAFLIPTATAQARITRAKKTLGAARVPFAVPAAEERAARLSSVLSVVYLIFTEGSSASSGADVIRVDLAGEAQRLARVLARLMPDEPEVHGLLALLELTAARFPARTGPDGEPVLLEDQDRRRWDRAAIRRGRAALARAEKLGRGLGAYGLQAAIAECHAVAPSVDATNWERIVLLYEALGRLAASPVVDLNRAVAVAMAQGPAAALRIVDDLVADGALASSHLLPSVRGELLVRLGRHSEARADLTAALDLCGNDKDRALLRRKLADLG is encoded by the coding sequence ATGGCCGACCCCACGGGCCGTGAGGCCGTCGCCGCGGTCTGGCGGATCGAGTCGGCGCGGATCGTCGGTGCGCTCGCGCGGTACACCGGCGATTTCGCGTTGGCGGAGGACCTCGCCCAGGAGGCGCTGGCCGAGGCTCTCGTGACCTGGCCCCGTGACGGCGTTCCCCGCAATCCGGCGGGGTGGTTGCTCACCGTCGGCCGGCGGCGCGCCATCGACGCGTTCCGCCGCCGCGCCGCCCTCGACGAGCGGTACGCCGTCTTCGCCCGTGAGCTGGGCGAGGGCGGCGCCGCCGCCGGAGGCGCACCGGCCGGCCCGGCCCGCGGCGACGATCCGCTGTGGGACCCGGACCAGATCGACGACGACGTGCTCGCGCTGATGTTCACGGCCTGCCATCCCGTCCTGTCGCGGGAGTCGAGCGTCGCGCTCACGCTGCGCGTCGTCGGTGGTCTGACCAGCGACGAGATCGCGAGGGCCTTCCTGATCCCGACCGCCACCGCGCAGGCACGGATCACCCGGGCGAAGAAGACGCTCGGGGCGGCCCGGGTGCCGTTCGCGGTGCCGGCGGCCGAGGAGCGGGCCGCGCGGCTCAGCTCCGTGCTCAGCGTCGTCTACCTGATCTTCACCGAAGGATCCTCGGCCAGCTCCGGCGCGGACGTGATCCGGGTCGACCTCGCGGGCGAGGCGCAGCGCCTGGCCCGCGTGTTGGCCCGGCTGATGCCGGACGAACCGGAGGTGCACGGCCTGCTGGCCCTGCTGGAGCTCACCGCTGCCCGCTTCCCCGCCCGCACCGGCCCGGACGGCGAGCCCGTCCTGCTGGAGGACCAGGACCGGCGGCGGTGGGATCGCGCCGCCATCCGCCGCGGGCGAGCCGCCCTGGCCCGGGCGGAGAAGCTGGGCCGCGGGCTGGGCGCCTACGGGCTGCAGGCCGCGATCGCCGAGTGCCATGCCGTCGCGCCGTCCGTCGACGCGACGAACTGGGAGCGCATCGTGCTGCTCTACGAGGCGCTGGGCCGGCTCGCCGCGTCGCCGGTGGTGGACCTCAACCGGGCGGTGGCGGTCGCGATGGCCCAGGGACCGGCCGCCGCGCTGCGCATCGTGGACGACCTGGTGGCGGACGGGGCGCTGGCGTCGTCGCATCTGCTGCCGAGCGTCCGCGGCGAGTTGCTCGTCCGGCTCGGGCGCCACAGCGAGGCGCGCGCCGACCTGACGGCCGCCCTCGACCTGTGCGGCAACGACAAGGACCGTGCGCTCCTGCGGCGCAAGCTCGCCGACCTGGGCTGA
- a CDS encoding YciI family protein, with protein sequence MKYMLIMRANDEAFAGMANVDFTEMLETIGKFNDEMIRAGVLVAAEGLDDASEGVVVDYSSEPPVVTDGPYGETKELFGGFYILNVASKEEAIEWAKRSPITGPGFKTEIRRVTTIDEFPQDNEWVQKERAWREATGQL encoded by the coding sequence ATGAAGTACATGCTCATCATGCGCGCCAACGACGAGGCCTTCGCCGGGATGGCGAACGTCGACTTCACCGAGATGCTCGAGACCATCGGCAAGTTCAACGACGAGATGATCCGCGCCGGCGTGCTGGTCGCCGCGGAAGGTCTCGACGACGCCTCCGAGGGCGTGGTGGTCGACTACTCCTCCGAGCCGCCCGTGGTGACCGACGGCCCGTACGGCGAGACCAAGGAGCTGTTCGGCGGGTTCTACATCCTCAACGTGGCCTCGAAGGAGGAGGCGATCGAGTGGGCCAAGCGTTCGCCGATCACCGGGCCGGGCTTCAAGACCGAGATCCGCCGGGTCACCACGATCGACGAGTTCCCGCAGGACAACGAATGGGTCCAGAAGGAGCGGGCGTGGCGCGAAGCCACCGGCCAGCTCTGA